The Terriglobia bacterium genome contains a region encoding:
- a CDS encoding S53 family peptidase: MNLKRLLIHFILLFCFLFPAVCYSGEGGPVFLKQSRFVSRAEPSLELKSMVLAFRIQDLSGLQQLLEEQQNPRSPRFHQWLTPEEFGKRFGAPEEQFQDAVRWLEQNGLGVTQAYPNRLSIYFDGTVQQVERAFKINMGTYEFQGKRFYSNDLAPRIAERFQDALAVFGLDNFPSEKPLYRSGTRTSMAPADLQSAYNLLPLYGSGIDGAGQSIAIMARSDFDVSDVQAFRSFFGLPPNEPQKIFVVPGQNPGMNDPGEVTEVLLDTEWSGAIAPRATIQVVIAPSSSSINPSLDYVVNQLPSAQVVNISFGGGEGSVSDLTLIQNDQRYMQAAAQGQSVFVASGDDGVRQFATGSELSSAPDVNRLCSSPHATCVGGTNLSPVFDGNGNVMEYGEETAWSGSGGGKSRFYAKPAYQFGPGIPNDGMRDVPDVAAMGNPAQQGVFWYQDGILRCCVGGTSLSTPLWAGLFGLVNQAGVISGAGRGGVGLANTRIYEMARAQLTSGGPQAFHDVTSGENSAGPLPGYSADVGYDQVTGWGSFDGDLFVRNFTSSLSDTGLVTLVSGVQTSAVLSPSPSSSSCTLAPSQFTLEVPPDTLQLIVTLSGSQKVSLFLRQGSPVANAAGTFAADFKAETTLPSQTIYVNERSNPPLVSGSYYVAVANCSGTQAAFSLKATLVGASTALKTEELLLDDGTMENSLSGTDLTVVNRLTPLRYPSKLKAIRIFIPAGQIFQDSLQQSIRLIAFNDPASSNRPPSSPVYLVDQWVPINGKNGYVDFPISRAPAIASGDWYIGFQYPASGDVPVALDSGGRQKQGGFLSSDNGATFEGPLVQGAGLPVNLMIRGVVENGPPILDTATATFQPDSANGVIQLEFSGRDGQGDVVGLTESRLTSQQEVLGTGSFDISTRVGNRTSFVSEVVFTGSNRLADTREIQIQLLDQTGLSSDVLLVPVISNLTNTEMNLDLQAAGAVAYSLSGHGEAARAGYATMAANGGGHAYGTGVFALTRNGVVASEVGVPATQPTTAARMFVDFRTNLHGGPGLIDPSTIDVNTGLAIVNPNNVPADVRFTLSGMDGSPLALGFGTIPANGHVARFINQLGEVARGFALPSDFPAAIQFASLEIRSSQPLGVLALRLTNNRRGDTLITSTPLADLNLPPVANPLYFPHVVNGGGYKTTLILMNTSATVETGELRIFGDDGSPLEVRSANGPAGSSFAYAIPSGGLYLFETDGAPAWVSSGSVQVIPDRLRSTPMGAGLFGFAQDGIIVTESGIPAATLTTHARIFVDRSVGHDTGLAVANPSGNPIQLKLNAFERNGVSWVGKGSLELRPAGHQSRFVGELLAGGLPDNFTGIVDISSGTPFAALTLRTLNNSRGEFLLTTFPVGDALQSPPSSLIFPQIVDGAGYQTQFILLNSGPLANIRLNLFADDGTAVLLSKAPQSEFWNLDELVFSGALEPESPSVRKSCSGTAP; the protein is encoded by the coding sequence ATGAATTTGAAGCGCCTATTGATCCACTTCATCCTTTTATTCTGCTTCCTTTTTCCGGCAGTGTGTTATTCCGGGGAAGGGGGTCCGGTATTTTTGAAGCAGAGCCGCTTTGTCAGCAGGGCGGAACCCTCGCTGGAATTGAAATCAATGGTGTTGGCATTCCGAATACAGGACCTGTCCGGATTGCAGCAGCTCTTGGAAGAACAACAGAACCCTCGATCCCCGCGTTTTCATCAATGGCTTACCCCGGAGGAATTTGGAAAGCGCTTTGGAGCGCCGGAGGAGCAGTTTCAGGACGCCGTTCGATGGCTCGAACAGAATGGCCTGGGGGTGACGCAGGCCTATCCCAATCGGCTTTCGATCTACTTTGATGGAACGGTTCAACAAGTGGAGCGTGCCTTCAAGATTAACATGGGCACGTATGAATTCCAGGGCAAGCGGTTCTACAGCAATGATCTGGCTCCACGAATCGCAGAGCGGTTTCAAGATGCCCTTGCCGTATTTGGTCTCGACAATTTTCCTTCGGAAAAACCGCTTTACCGGAGTGGAACCCGAACCTCGATGGCTCCCGCGGACCTGCAAAGCGCCTACAACCTGCTTCCGCTTTATGGCAGCGGCATCGACGGGGCCGGGCAGAGTATTGCCATCATGGCACGCAGCGATTTCGACGTCAGTGATGTCCAGGCTTTTCGTAGTTTTTTTGGACTGCCTCCCAACGAACCGCAAAAGATCTTCGTCGTTCCGGGTCAGAATCCCGGGATGAACGATCCCGGCGAAGTGACCGAGGTATTGCTCGACACGGAGTGGTCAGGGGCCATCGCCCCGCGGGCGACGATTCAGGTTGTCATAGCGCCCAGCAGCTCCAGCATTAATCCTTCCTTAGATTACGTTGTCAACCAGCTTCCCTCCGCGCAGGTGGTGAACATCAGTTTTGGCGGCGGGGAAGGTTCGGTCTCCGATTTGACCTTGATTCAGAACGACCAGCGCTATATGCAAGCGGCTGCCCAGGGACAATCGGTTTTCGTGGCGTCCGGCGACGATGGGGTGCGGCAGTTCGCCACCGGTTCGGAGCTCAGCTCGGCTCCGGATGTGAATCGCCTGTGTTCATCGCCCCACGCGACCTGTGTCGGTGGGACCAATCTTTCTCCCGTCTTTGATGGAAATGGGAATGTCATGGAGTACGGTGAGGAAACAGCCTGGAGTGGGAGTGGCGGGGGGAAATCGAGATTTTATGCGAAGCCCGCTTACCAGTTCGGTCCGGGAATTCCCAACGACGGGATGCGGGATGTCCCCGACGTGGCCGCTATGGGGAATCCTGCTCAACAGGGAGTTTTTTGGTATCAGGATGGGATCCTGCGATGTTGTGTGGGGGGAACAAGCCTGAGCACACCCTTGTGGGCGGGTCTCTTCGGCCTGGTCAATCAAGCGGGTGTCATTTCCGGGGCAGGCCGTGGTGGCGTGGGTCTTGCGAACACACGAATCTATGAAATGGCCCGAGCTCAGCTGACGTCCGGGGGGCCACAGGCCTTCCACGACGTGACGAGCGGAGAGAACAGCGCCGGACCGTTGCCGGGCTATTCGGCCGATGTGGGATACGACCAGGTAACCGGGTGGGGCTCGTTTGACGGAGACCTTTTTGTCCGAAATTTCACCTCAAGCTTATCGGACACAGGACTAGTGACTCTGGTGTCGGGTGTGCAAACCTCTGCCGTTCTCTCTCCAAGTCCATCCAGCAGTTCCTGCACCCTCGCCCCTTCACAATTCACCCTCGAGGTTCCACCCGACACGCTTCAACTCATCGTCACCCTCTCGGGAAGTCAAAAGGTAAGCCTGTTTTTACGGCAGGGAAGTCCTGTGGCAAACGCGGCAGGGACGTTTGCCGCCGATTTCAAGGCTGAGACCACGCTTCCAAGTCAGACGATCTACGTCAATGAGCGGAGCAACCCTCCTCTGGTTTCTGGATCGTATTATGTTGCGGTCGCCAACTGCAGCGGTACGCAAGCCGCCTTTTCATTGAAGGCAACCCTCGTAGGCGCTTCGACCGCCCTGAAGACGGAGGAATTGCTGCTCGATGACGGGACAATGGAGAACAGTCTGTCCGGCACCGATTTGACCGTTGTCAATCGTTTGACCCCTCTCCGATATCCTTCCAAATTGAAAGCCATTCGAATTTTCATTCCCGCGGGGCAGATCTTCCAGGACTCTCTGCAGCAATCGATTCGACTGATTGCCTTCAACGACCCGGCCTCTTCAAACCGCCCGCCGAGCTCACCGGTTTATTTGGTCGACCAGTGGGTTCCCATCAACGGAAAGAATGGATATGTTGATTTTCCAATCTCCAGGGCTCCCGCCATCGCCTCGGGAGACTGGTACATCGGCTTTCAATATCCGGCATCCGGGGATGTCCCTGTGGCCCTGGATTCCGGTGGCCGCCAAAAACAGGGTGGGTTTCTATCGAGCGACAACGGAGCGACCTTTGAAGGGCCCCTGGTGCAGGGGGCGGGCCTCCCTGTGAACCTGATGATTCGCGGCGTGGTCGAGAATGGCCCGCCTATCCTGGACACCGCGACTGCGACTTTTCAGCCTGATTCCGCAAACGGCGTAATCCAGCTGGAGTTCTCCGGCCGGGATGGCCAGGGCGATGTGGTCGGATTGACCGAGTCCCGCCTCACCTCCCAGCAAGAAGTACTGGGCACAGGAAGCTTTGACATCAGTACGAGGGTCGGCAATAGGACATCCTTTGTCTCAGAGGTGGTCTTCACGGGTTCAAACCGTCTTGCGGATACCCGCGAGATCCAGATTCAGCTTTTGGATCAGACGGGGTTAAGCAGCGATGTTCTGCTCGTTCCCGTAATTTCCAATTTGACAAACACCGAAATGAATTTGGACCTTCAGGCGGCGGGGGCCGTTGCCTACTCGTTGTCGGGCCACGGAGAAGCTGCCCGTGCGGGGTACGCCACCATGGCGGCAAACGGCGGAGGACACGCTTATGGAACGGGGGTCTTCGCATTGACGCGGAACGGGGTTGTGGCCAGTGAGGTTGGAGTGCCTGCCACCCAACCCACGACCGCGGCCCGAATGTTTGTTGATTTTAGAACTAATCTCCATGGCGGACCCGGCCTGATCGATCCCTCCACAATCGATGTCAACACCGGGCTGGCTATCGTCAATCCGAACAACGTGCCTGCCGATGTCAGGTTCACCTTGAGCGGGATGGACGGGTCACCGTTGGCCCTTGGGTTTGGCACCATTCCTGCGAACGGCCACGTGGCAAGATTTATTAATCAACTGGGTGAGGTTGCGCGCGGATTCGCGCTTCCTTCCGATTTTCCTGCCGCCATTCAATTTGCCTCCCTCGAAATCCGAAGCAGCCAGCCGCTTGGGGTTCTGGCGTTGAGGCTGACCAACAATCGGCGTGGAGACACGTTGATCACGAGCACCCCGCTCGCAGATCTCAATCTGCCCCCGGTGGCCAATCCCCTGTACTTTCCCCACGTCGTGAACGGAGGAGGGTACAAGACCACGCTTATTCTGATGAATACATCCGCAACGGTGGAGACGGGGGAGCTTCGAATTTTTGGCGACGATGGGTCTCCACTGGAGGTTCGGTCGGCGAACGGCCCGGCAGGGTCTTCTTTCGCCTACGCGATACCTTCCGGCGGACTTTACCTATTTGAGACCGACGGCGCGCCGGCATGGGTCAGTTCCGGGTCGGTGCAGGTGATCCCCGACCGTTTGCGCTCGACTCCCATGGGGGCCGGCCTCTTTGGTTTTGCGCAAGACGGGATTATTGTAACCGAATCCGGTATTCCGGCAGCGACTCTGACCACGCATGCGCGTATTTTTGTGGATCGCTCGGTTGGTCACGACACGGGACTGGCCGTCGCGAACCCGAGCGGAAATCCCATTCAACTGAAGCTGAATGCGTTCGAGCGTAACGGCGTGAGCTGGGTAGGGAAGGGCTCGCTCGAGCTCCGCCCCGCCGGTCATCAATCGAGGTTTGTCGGGGAACTGCTCGCCGGAGGTCTGCCAGACAATTTTACAGGAATCGTCGATATTTCATCAGGAACACCTTTCGCGGCGTTGACGTTGAGAACGCTCAACAATTCGAGGGGAGAATTCCTGCTCACCACTTTTCCGGTGGGAGACGCCCTCCAATCTCCTCCCTCATCGCTGATCTTTCCGCAGATTGTGGATGGGGCGGGGTATCAGACCCAGTTCATTCTTCTCAATTCAGGTCCGTTGGCGAATATCCGTTTGAACCTCTTCGCTGATGATGGCACCGCCGTGCTTCTTTCGAAGGCCCCACAAAGCGAGTTCTGGAATCTCGATGAGCTGGTCTTTTCAGGAGCTTTGGAACCCGAGTCACCGTCGGTCAGAAAGAGCTGTTCCGGAACTGCCCCCTAA
- a CDS encoding PAS domain S-box protein → MKWSIGGKVISAFGLALLILVIISVISYRTTTRLVKNTQLESQSFQQVELLVSLTARLTDAESGQRGYLITGNEFYLEPYYGALNVIDQQIEDFRKLNDDDPEEIPRVDALQSLVRQRLLLLQKSIDLKKENPSIPASQIALPEEGRQLHEQIRKLILEMRDHENEVFVQRSKQEKITAQNAHLAIILGGLLSIGLVAGAIFVLHRDIAQRLHAEESLRHLSSILEATPDFVGSADMQGRALSLNKAGRKMRGIAEDVDVSGLLVPDFHPRWAAEIVRKEGIPTAIREGTWTGESALLGRDGREIPVSQVIIAHKSKNGETAYLSTIARDITDRQQAQLALQRAHDELEVRVQERTAELAKTNEALLNANRALRMISECNQVLVHSSNEKELLAKICQTLVETGGYCLAWVGFAQQDDKKTVLRVASAGDEQGYLDSLDLTWGGDEHELGPTGRAIRSGTPALSRDILTDPFFQPWREEVARRRFASSIALPLAIEGKALGALNIYSRTTDAFDTAEIDLLAELSSDLVYGITALRARDERERVMKALQESEERFRLLVVGVEDYAIFMLDPDGRVVSWSTAAERMKGYSAEEISGRHFSLFYTAADQDRGWPKRLLEVAKAKGYVKDEGLRVRKDGSQFSADVVITALREKNGSLRGFAEVTRDVTERQRAEEELRFRNLLLNTQQEASIDGILVVDGTGKMISFNQRFVEMWGIPPQVVESRSDERALQSVLEKLVGPEEFLTKVKYLYEHPHETSQDEIDLRDGRTFDRYSAPMFGGDGRYYGRVWNFRDVSERKKMIEALRESEKGYRNLVETALVGVYKINVKGDILYVNDALARMLGYTSPVEMIAEQAQMRFKYPKDRETLLDLLQRKGRVEGYDAEVLTRKGQSKNVLISALLEGEVLSGMVIDITARKQAERALQKSQARLQLQINRMPIACIVWNSEFRALSWNPAAERIFGYTANEVIGKKPYGLIVQMQVQPEVEKIWQRLLKGDSAAHSINENITKDGRTILCDWTNTPLLEDDGTVAGVLSMVQDITEKWKPMEEIS, encoded by the coding sequence ATGAAATGGTCTATTGGAGGCAAGGTCATATCGGCATTTGGGCTGGCATTACTGATTCTGGTCATCATCAGCGTCATCTCCTACCGAACCACGACCCGTCTTGTTAAGAACACCCAGCTGGAATCCCAGTCCTTTCAGCAGGTGGAATTGCTCGTGTCCCTGACGGCCCGATTAACGGATGCCGAATCCGGCCAGCGCGGGTACCTCATCACGGGAAATGAGTTTTATTTGGAACCTTATTATGGTGCCCTCAATGTAATCGATCAACAAATCGAAGACTTCCGTAAATTGAATGACGATGATCCGGAAGAAATCCCGAGGGTCGACGCCCTTCAGTCATTGGTTCGGCAGCGACTTCTCCTCCTTCAAAAGTCGATCGACCTGAAGAAGGAGAACCCATCGATTCCCGCCAGCCAAATCGCATTGCCAGAAGAGGGGAGGCAACTTCACGAGCAAATTCGAAAACTGATCCTGGAAATGAGGGATCACGAGAACGAGGTGTTCGTCCAGCGTTCGAAGCAAGAGAAGATCACCGCCCAGAATGCCCACCTGGCCATCATCCTCGGCGGGCTCTTGTCAATCGGGCTTGTCGCCGGAGCGATTTTTGTCCTTCACCGCGACATCGCCCAACGCCTCCACGCGGAAGAATCGCTTCGACACTTGAGTTCGATCCTGGAAGCCACACCCGACTTCGTGGGCAGTGCCGACATGCAGGGCCGTGCGCTTTCTCTCAACAAAGCGGGTCGAAAAATGCGTGGAATCGCCGAAGACGTCGATGTTTCCGGTCTCCTCGTCCCCGACTTTCACCCCCGATGGGCCGCCGAGATTGTCAGGAAAGAAGGCATCCCCACGGCCATTCGCGAAGGGACGTGGACCGGCGAGAGCGCCCTGTTGGGGCGCGACGGGCGCGAAATCCCCGTCTCCCAGGTCATCATCGCCCACAAGTCAAAGAATGGTGAGACGGCGTATTTATCCACAATTGCCCGCGATATTACGGACCGCCAGCAAGCGCAGCTGGCGCTCCAGAGGGCCCATGACGAACTGGAGGTTCGCGTCCAGGAACGCACGGCAGAGCTTGCAAAAACGAATGAGGCGCTCCTCAACGCCAACCGCGCCCTTCGAATGATCAGCGAATGCAATCAAGTTCTCGTTCACTCCTCCAACGAAAAGGAACTGTTGGCAAAAATATGCCAGACCCTGGTGGAGACAGGAGGGTATTGTTTGGCCTGGGTTGGTTTTGCCCAGCAAGACGACAAGAAGACCGTTCTGCGGGTGGCGTCGGCCGGCGACGAACAAGGCTATCTTGACTCCCTCGATCTGACCTGGGGCGGCGATGAGCACGAGCTGGGGCCGACGGGTCGGGCCATCCGGTCCGGCACGCCCGCCCTCTCGAGAGACATTCTCACCGACCCGTTCTTCCAACCCTGGCGTGAGGAGGTCGCTCGACGGCGGTTTGCTTCCTCCATCGCCCTCCCCTTAGCCATTGAAGGAAAGGCCCTCGGGGCGTTGAACATCTACTCAAGGACGACCGACGCCTTTGACACCGCCGAGATTGACCTGCTGGCCGAGTTGAGCAGTGACCTGGTATATGGAATTACGGCCCTGCGAGCTCGCGATGAGCGTGAGAGGGTGATGAAGGCCCTTCAGGAGAGCGAGGAACGCTTCCGTCTGTTGGTCGTGGGGGTGGAGGACTATGCCATTTTCATGTTGGATCCCGACGGGCGCGTTGTCAGCTGGAGCACTGCAGCGGAGCGCATGAAGGGGTATTCCGCTGAGGAGATTTCTGGAAGGCACTTCTCCCTCTTCTATACCGCCGCCGACCAGGACCGGGGCTGGCCCAAACGGCTCCTGGAGGTGGCAAAAGCCAAGGGATATGTGAAGGACGAAGGGCTGCGGGTGCGCAAAGACGGATCGCAGTTTTCGGCGGATGTGGTCATCACGGCCCTGCGCGAGAAAAACGGTTCCCTGCGCGGCTTTGCGGAGGTGACACGCGATGTGACCGAGCGCCAGCGGGCCGAGGAAGAGCTCCGGTTTCGAAACCTCCTTCTCAACACCCAGCAAGAAGCTTCCATTGATGGAATTTTGGTGGTGGATGGCACGGGCAAGATGATTTCCTTCAACCAGCGCTTTGTGGAGATGTGGGGCATCCCGCCCCAGGTGGTGGAGAGCCGGTCGGATGAGCGGGCCCTGCAGTCCGTCCTCGAGAAGCTCGTCGGGCCGGAAGAATTCCTCACGAAGGTGAAATACCTATATGAACATCCCCATGAAACCAGTCAGGATGAAATTGACCTTCGCGACGGCAGGACCTTCGATCGTTACTCCGCACCCATGTTCGGAGGCGACGGGAGGTACTACGGGAGGGTGTGGAATTTTCGTGACGTCAGCGAGCGCAAGAAGATGATCGAGGCCCTGAGAGAATCTGAAAAAGGATACCGGAACCTCGTCGAGACCGCGCTCGTCGGCGTCTACAAGATCAACGTGAAGGGAGACATTCTCTATGTCAATGACGCCCTGGCGAGGATGTTGGGATACACCTCGCCCGTCGAAATGATCGCCGAACAGGCCCAAATGAGATTCAAGTATCCGAAAGACCGGGAAACGCTTCTTGACCTGCTGCAGAGAAAAGGCCGGGTGGAAGGATATGACGCGGAGGTGCTGACAAGAAAAGGGCAATCCAAGAATGTCCTGATCAGCGCGCTGCTGGAGGGAGAGGTTTTGTCGGGGATGGTGATTGATATCACGGCCCGCAAGCAGGCGGAACGGGCACTGCAGAAGAGCCAGGCACGGCTCCAGTTGCAGATCAATCGCATGCCGATTGCGTGCATTGTGTGGAATTCAGAATTCCGGGCGCTCTCCTGGAACCCCGCGGCCGAGAGGATTTTCGGGTATACGGCGAACGAAGTGATCGGGAAGAAGCCGTATGGGCTCATTGTCCAAATGCAGGTTCAGCCCGAGGTCGAGAAGATCTGGCAGCGTCTTCTGAAGGGCGACAGCGCGGCCCACAGCATCAACGAAAACATCACCAAGGACGGCCGAACCATCCTGTGCGACTGGACCAATACCCCGCTCTTGGAGGACGACGGCACGGTCGCCGGCGTCCTCTCCATGGTCCAGGACATCACTGAGAAATGGAAGCCCATGGAAGAGATCTCCTGA